One window from the genome of Pseudomonas frederiksbergensis encodes:
- a CDS encoding extensin family protein, translated as MRFFKGLVILALIVGGAVLGVWRGWLSVSPQWNPWAPLDINAPPNLLTRYKLMALRNDPQLCDQALATSGLRTARQADSGANTTCPLTNVLRVQGGEVALSSSFLASCPLAVAFALFERHALQPAATAVYGQKVTRVDHLGSFACRNMYGRESGSRSQHATASALDIAGFRLADGRAISVLKDWPKDNTNAQFLRQVRDGACDMFSVVLSPDYNEAHRNHFHLDVGPWWICR; from the coding sequence GTGCGGTTTTTCAAAGGTTTGGTTATTTTGGCGCTGATCGTTGGCGGCGCAGTGCTTGGCGTCTGGCGTGGCTGGTTGTCGGTGTCGCCGCAATGGAATCCCTGGGCGCCTTTGGACATCAACGCTCCGCCGAATCTGCTGACCCGCTACAAGCTGATGGCCCTGCGCAACGACCCGCAACTGTGTGACCAGGCGCTCGCCACGTCCGGGCTTCGCACCGCTCGCCAGGCGGACAGCGGGGCCAACACGACGTGTCCATTGACCAACGTGTTGCGGGTGCAGGGCGGCGAGGTGGCGCTGAGCAGCAGTTTCCTCGCCAGTTGCCCGCTGGCCGTGGCTTTCGCGTTGTTCGAGCGCCATGCGCTGCAACCGGCGGCAACGGCGGTCTATGGGCAGAAAGTCACGCGGGTCGATCATTTGGGCAGCTTTGCCTGTCGCAACATGTACGGTCGTGAAAGCGGGTCGCGCAGTCAGCATGCTACCGCCAGCGCGCTCGACATCGCCGGGTTTCGCCTGGCCGATGGGCGGGCGATCAGCGTGCTCAAGGACTGGCCGAAGGACAACACCAACGCGCAGTTCCTGCGGCAGGTGCGGGACGGTGCCTGTGACATGTTCAGTGTGGTGTTGAGCCCGGACTACAACGAAGCGCACCGAAACCATTTCCATCTGGATGTGGGGCCGTGGTGGATCTGTCGGTAA
- a CDS encoding efflux RND transporter periplasmic adaptor subunit, producing MFRYVLPLAVPVSLAFLLSACGHEEPVAVTVRPAMVVKPEPSAQAMDSYPGEVRARFEPDLAFRIGGKVSRRLVEEGQRVKANQPLAELDPEDVRLQLEASRAQVAAAEANLSLVRAERDRYKTLMERQMVSRSQYDNAENLYRSGAARLKQIKAEFDVASNQASYSILRAPQDGVVARRSVEVGQVVSAGQTVFTLATDGEREVLISLPEQSFGRFKIGQPVSVELWSQPDQRFSGRIRELSPAADPKSRTFAARVAFTAGSVPAELGQSARVFIQNAEKVPLSVPLSALTAENGATYVWVVNPDNTLKKVPVRVGAFGEKTVPVLEGLGANDWVVAAGVHVLLDGQQVRPVDRSNRVVNLAAKE from the coding sequence ATGTTCCGCTATGTCCTGCCCCTCGCCGTGCCAGTCAGCCTGGCCTTTTTATTGTCTGCGTGTGGCCACGAGGAGCCGGTGGCCGTCACCGTCCGCCCCGCCATGGTGGTCAAGCCCGAGCCTTCGGCCCAGGCGATGGACAGTTATCCCGGTGAAGTGCGGGCGCGATTCGAGCCGGATCTGGCCTTCCGCATTGGTGGCAAAGTCAGCCGACGGCTGGTCGAAGAGGGCCAGCGGGTCAAGGCCAACCAGCCCCTGGCTGAACTCGATCCCGAAGACGTGCGCCTGCAACTGGAAGCGAGCCGGGCCCAAGTCGCGGCCGCCGAGGCCAACCTGAGCCTGGTGCGCGCCGAGCGCGACCGCTACAAGACCTTGATGGAGCGGCAGATGGTCAGCCGCTCCCAATACGACAACGCCGAAAATCTCTATCGCTCCGGTGCCGCGCGGCTCAAGCAGATCAAGGCTGAATTCGATGTCGCCAGCAACCAGGCCAGCTATTCCATACTGCGTGCCCCTCAGGATGGCGTCGTGGCCCGGCGTTCGGTGGAAGTCGGTCAAGTCGTGTCGGCCGGTCAAACAGTCTTCACCCTGGCCACCGACGGTGAGCGCGAAGTATTGATCAGCCTGCCGGAGCAAAGTTTCGGGCGTTTCAAGATCGGCCAGCCGGTTTCGGTCGAACTGTGGAGCCAGCCTGACCAGCGCTTCAGCGGGCGTATCCGCGAACTGTCGCCGGCCGCGGACCCGAAATCGCGCACCTTCGCCGCGCGTGTTGCGTTCACCGCCGGCAGCGTCCCGGCGGAGCTGGGCCAGAGCGCCCGGGTGTTTATCCAGAATGCCGAAAAGGTCCCGCTGTCAGTGCCGCTGTCGGCCCTTACCGCTGAGAACGGCGCGACCTACGTCTGGGTGGTCAATCCCGACAACACCTTGAAAAAAGTCCCGGTGCGCGTCGGTGCCTTCGGTGAAAAAACCGTGCCGGTGCTCGAAGGCCTGGGTGCCAACGACTGGGTGGTGGCCGCTGGCGTACATGTGCTCCTCGACGGCCAGCAGGTCCGGCCGGTGGATCGCTCCAACCGCGTGGTCAACCTGGCGGCCAAGGAGTAA
- a CDS encoding TetR/AcrR family transcriptional regulator encodes MSNNPPPPSGPGRPKDLAKRQAILDAAKNLFLSLGYASTSMDAVATEAGVSKLTVYSHFNDKETLFSAAVIAKCEEQVPPLFFEWADGVPIEHVLLNIARGFNQLINSDESVNLHRLMVALGSQDPKLSTIFYEAGPQRMLSGMERLLSKVNQSGALSIDKPRNAAEHFFCLIKGAANFRLLYGCDGPQDAEAAEAHVQEVVGLFMRAYRP; translated from the coding sequence ATGTCGAACAATCCTCCCCCTCCCAGCGGCCCTGGCCGTCCGAAGGATCTGGCCAAGCGCCAGGCCATTCTCGATGCGGCGAAAAATCTATTCCTGAGCCTGGGTTACGCCAGTACCAGCATGGATGCCGTCGCGACCGAGGCCGGCGTGTCGAAGCTGACCGTCTATAGCCATTTCAACGATAAGGAAACGCTGTTTTCCGCCGCCGTGATTGCCAAGTGCGAGGAACAAGTGCCGCCGCTGTTCTTCGAATGGGCGGATGGCGTCCCGATCGAACACGTGTTGTTGAACATCGCCCGTGGCTTCAATCAACTGATCAACAGCGATGAGTCGGTGAACCTGCATCGGCTGATGGTGGCCCTGGGTAGCCAGGACCCGAAGCTCTCGACGATTTTCTACGAGGCCGGCCCGCAACGCATGCTCTCAGGCATGGAACGGTTGCTGAGCAAGGTCAACCAGAGCGGCGCCTTGAGCATCGATAAACCGCGAAATGCCGCCGAGCATTTTTTCTGCCTCATCAAGGGCGCGGCGAACTTCCGGTTGCTGTACGGCTGCGACGGGCCGCAGGACGCCGAAGCGGCCGAGGCTCACGTGCAGGAAGTGGTGGGGTTGTTCATGCGGGCATATCGGCCCTAG
- a CDS encoding class I SAM-dependent methyltransferase: MIEQPATCRIHVEALAPAFQTQAEQWAERLGLPLQMDDGEFALQVGEQGLQLQQLGPDAPGPVRVDFVEGGAAHRRLYGGGSGQMIAKAVGVAQGVRPRVLDATAGLGKDAFVLASLGCEMSLIERQPLIGALLEDGLARGAEDFDVAPIVARMRLFKGNSIELMRNWEGEPPQVIYLDPMFPHREKTALVKKEMRLFRPLVGDDNDAPALLAAALALATHRVVVKRPRKAPCIEGPKPSHGLEGKSSRYDIYPKKALKA; encoded by the coding sequence ATGATTGAGCAACCTGCGACCTGCCGCATCCATGTCGAGGCCCTGGCCCCGGCCTTCCAAACGCAGGCCGAACAGTGGGCCGAGCGGCTTGGCCTGCCTTTGCAAATGGACGACGGCGAGTTTGCCTTGCAGGTCGGCGAGCAGGGGTTGCAACTGCAGCAACTGGGGCCGGACGCGCCGGGCCCGGTGCGGGTGGATTTCGTCGAGGGTGGCGCGGCCCATCGGCGCTTGTATGGCGGCGGTAGCGGCCAGATGATCGCCAAGGCCGTCGGTGTCGCCCAAGGCGTGCGTCCTCGAGTGCTCGACGCCACGGCGGGGCTGGGCAAGGACGCGTTTGTGCTGGCGAGCCTGGGCTGCGAAATGAGCCTGATCGAGCGCCAGCCGCTGATCGGCGCTTTGCTGGAAGATGGCCTGGCGCGCGGCGCCGAGGACTTCGACGTGGCGCCGATCGTGGCACGCATGCGTTTGTTCAAGGGCAATTCCATCGAGCTGATGCGCAACTGGGAAGGCGAGCCGCCCCAGGTGATCTACCTGGATCCGATGTTCCCTCATCGGGAGAAAACCGCCCTGGTGAAGAAGGAAATGCGCCTGTTCCGGCCGCTGGTGGGCGATGACAATGACGCACCGGCGCTGTTGGCTGCGGCGCTGGCACTGGCGACCCACCGGGTGGTGGTCAAGCGCCCGCGCAAGGCGCCATGCATCGAAGGGCCAAAGCCGAGCCATGGACTGGAGGGCAAGTCCAGTCGGTACGATATCTATCCCAAGAAAGCGCTCAAGGCGTGA